In the Vibrio agarivorans genome, GCCACAAGCTCACCGCTCTCAATGCTTGGTGCCACATCAAGGTAAGGCAAACAAGTAAGGTATTTACCGTTCGATACCAAAGAGCGAATGGCTGGCACATGAGAATACTCACGCCAAACATCGAGATCTGGGATCAATGGGACCATTGCACTTTCAAAAATCTCACGAGTACCCGCACCGCCTTCACGCAGAATCCATTGTGCATGTTCAAGTTGTGCAAGGCTGACACGATCGTTCTTTGCATAAGGGTGATGAGCAGCGCTCACAACAACAAGGTGGTCGCGACACCACTCTTCCTGATGTGTACGGTTGTCATCACAGCGACCTTCGATAATCCCTAGGTCATATTTATAGTTAAGAACACCCTCGATGACACCTTTACTACTGCGTACATCTAAACCCATTCGGATCTCTGGAAAGTCATTATCAATAATACTGATAAGCTCTGGAACCAAGTGTTCAGCAGGAGTTTGGCTCGCACCAATACTGATGTTGCCGCTAAATAGGTGTTGGTCGTAAAATCCGATTTCAATCTGTTCTGCATCTTGCAGTAGGCGTTTGGCACGTGGGCGCAACCAGTTGCCCCAGTGGCTAAGACGCATATCTTTGCCTTGGCGAATGAACAGATCTCTCCCTAGAAGCTTTTCTAATTGACTCAATGACATACTGGCTGCCGATTGAGTGACTGCGAGTCGTTCAGCTGCTTGGCTAACACTACCCAGCTCAGCAACTGCATCAAATACCGCTAATTGTTTTAACGAGTAACGCACTTCTGCTCCTTCTAATGCCCGTTCCCTCTCTGATAGAGGAAATAGGTCGCTGTTATTTCAGCGAAATGGTTGGTTTTACGGTGAATCTGCCCGACATTATATCAATTCTTTGTGGTTGGGTAACGTTCGATTGACACAAACTTGCCTTAATTGAAATGCATATCAGTTTGGTAACGGATTCTATTAATACTTAAGGGTTAGAATCTTACCGAAACATCTGTTTACACTTTTCGCATGACTATGCACGTCCATATTTGTGTGACAAATATTTCAGCTGTTGATCCTCAAGTTTGTATAGTGTGACGAGTGTCGTAAAAAAATATGAATTCGGCAGCCCTTGTCCCTCAAGGCTTATCAAAGTTTTTTATAGCCCTAGCTTACATTCTCAAGCTTCTCTGATTTTTCGATCAGCGAACTGGAATTCATTGTTTTTATAGCAAACCTGTCGCACGCATTTTTCGTGGCGGCTTTTCGTGTATCAGAAAAATTGAATAATCATTTAAATAAAATCAATTTTACTAATATAATGCCCCTCGGTAACATTCTCATCGGCAGCACATGGTAGCTGCTTTCATTTAGTTCGAAACGAATTACTACAAACGGCGTTGGTTATACTTTAGGAGATTGCTATGAGTGCTGTGCTTACCGTAAGAGATATCGTGAATCCACAAGTCCCTACATTTAATGTGGATACTTCTTTGTCATCGGCTATCGATATGCTGATTCAAAACCAAATGAATGGTGCACCAGTGTGTAATGCAAGTGGTGAACTGGTTGGTTTTCTATCAGCTCATGACGTGATGATTGAACTTTGGTGCCAAGACTACATTCCAGATAACACTGTGACGGTAGGTAACTTGATGAAGACCGATGTTGTCACTATGGATATTGAAGACCGTCTTACTGATGCGTTGGAATACCTTGCTATTGATAAAGAGCAACTGTTCCCAACCAGCGGTATGGGTTATGCCACTCAGATGACAACGCTATCTCTAGAAGAGCGCGCAAAATCTATCAAGGTGAACAAACCACAAATTCTGCCAGTACTCAATAAAGGGCAATACGTTGGGGTTGTATCACGTCAAGAAGTATTGAAAGCACTTCGCACACTGTTCACTGACTCAGTGAGCCCAGTTGAAGAAGTTGTTGCTGCACACGTTGCGTAGTTACCAGTCGAATATATAAATCGCTCACACTGAAGCCTATTGCTGAGTTAAGTGACTCTATGTCAAAACATAGAGCGGCTTCTGTGAGCACAAAACATAGCTTTTTGGAGTTGTAATGGAACAAGTTTCCCATCTTTTTGCTTTTAACCATTTTGTGATTGCGTTGGTTGCATTGACGCTTATGGTGCTTTTAGCTCGCGTTATCGTTGCAGGTACTAAGTACTCATCGCTTTTGGTTATCGTTGTCGCCGGTCTTGGTCTTGGTGCGTTGCTTGTACAAACAGGCATGGCGCAACCTGGTCTAGGTGAATTCCCTGTTATCGTTATCGTTGGTCAAACCACGGTTATTGCTTTGATCGCTTCGTTCTTCGTTGGTGGTCAAGAAATCAAGCGACTACTGTCGAAGCAGAGTCCAGATGGTGCGGACGCAGATTACTTTGTCCCTTCAACGAAAGAAGTGTTGATGGGTACAACAAGTACGCAGATGACTTACATCATTCGTGGTTTCTTCTTGCTAGTGGGTATTCAAGCGGCTGACGTACTGATTTCTGGTCGCGCTGATACTGCACTTCTTGGTGAGTCATACCTACTGTTTGCTTATGTATGTTTGGCGATTGGCTTCATGCTAATTGACCGTCGTGCTAAAACATCAAACAAGGCTCAATATATCCGTAAGGGTGTAGTAGAAATTATGGCAATCATTGTGGTTCTAAACCTATCTCTGATGATCGCTACAGCAATTGCACCATATATCGGTCTGCCACAAATCTTCTTTGCAATGATTCTATCGTCAGGCCTAGGTATGCTGCTTCCTAAGTGGAAACTGGGTCCTACAATGAATGCACTTCTGTTCGCTGGTATTCCTCTAGTTCTTGCTGGTGGTTTCCTAGTGGGCGGTTCTCACATGATTGAAGCATTTGGTATCCCAGGCCTACAGAGCGTTATCATCTACGGCTTCTCAGGTCAGATCTTCTGGATGTTTGGTGGTCTAGCACTGCTTATCTTCGCAGGTAACGCAAACCACGTTCGTAACCTAGCGCCAGGTCTTGCAGGTGGTCTATCTCACTCAGGTCTAACAGGTGCTTGTACAGCGGGTGACTTTGGTCCAACAGCTGCATCTCGTGCGCCTATCATGATCAACGTACCATTTGCAGGTCACATCTTCGTATTCACGATTCTTGCGGCAAGTGCAGAAGCGGGCTACCTAATGGTTCAGTACACGCTACCATTGATTGCAGCAGGTGCGGCGTGTGTATACTTCTCACTGAAAACACTACGCAATGCTAACGGTTGTGAAGCGAGTGAAGTAAAAGGCCTAATGCAGTTCTCGCTAGGCTGGCAGATCATGGCGGTATTCGGTAGCTTCACGATGCTATCACTAGCGGGTATGTCTCTAGAGCACGCTTCAATGTCTGCATCTTCAGGTCTATCACACTTCGGTCTATACGCAGCAGTACAAGAAGGCATGTTCGGTGCAACCGCAGCAAGCCTAATCACGTTCACGTTTGCAATGACATTCCTAGTGCACCCTCTAGTGTTCGGTATGTTTGGTAAAGCAGCAGAGAACGGCGGCGTTATGGCACAGAAAGGTGTAGCAATCCTAGCTTCACTAGGTGCAATGGGTGTTCTTTACTCTATGTTCACTATCTAACTAGAGTCTTAACAAACAAAAACAACATCGTTGGCTTAATACTCTCAAGCAGTCGCTCTTTAGCGGCTGCTTTTTTTGATCTCTAATCGATATTACTTTTGATGGTGACTGGATGCGCGTGATGAAATTTTTTCTTCTCATATGTTCTACAGTTAGTTAAGAGCATCAGGCGTTTGCCAAGGAGAATTGAATGCAGCCACTGAGCCAACTTACACTTTCTGATATCAGTGCCAAAGGTCTGCTGTTGGTCTTTATTCTACTGACTTCTTTAATTTTCGGTGGGATAGCGATTTTTGTATTAAGTGATGAGAGTAAATCCACCATAAAACAGCTGCAGAGTGGCAATGGGCAGTTCGAGCTTGAATCAGCAAAAATTTTTATGGAGCAGTACCTCGAAGTCGCGGAAGACCGAATTTTATTAGCGTCACAATATGAAGGTGTTGTGGAGGCATTGGCTGAAGGTAATGTGGAACGTCTTATCTATCAGCTTGATCGCTTTAAAGGTCAAAGCAAATCGATGCTTTATGCCGCGCGTGATCGTGAGGGTAACATTCTTTTTGAAGATACTTTTCGTCACCCGGCTTCCGAGCAAGAGCAATATATCTTTGAATCCATTACTCAATCTACATTGAATGAACGTGTTGTTTATCTATTGCATGACGATACCAGTCATATTTGCCTAAAACTGTTTGTACCTATCTGGAACGAGGGGCAGTTTGTTGGCTTGTTGTATGGGGAAACAGCCGTCGATTATGAGGATTTTTTTGGCAGCTTTATCACAGGTCGTGATCGTTGGTACGAGCTAAGTCAGAATAACCCTCCAGCACCAAGAGCGACGTTGGCAAGCAAGGAGCACGATCAAAGTGATCATCATGAGCATCTCTCCTTTGTCCCTAACCTTAGTCACTCATCACAATGGATAATTAACCAGACTACTTTGAGTAAAGGCGATTTGATATTAACGCAAGGTATCAGTAAGTCTTTTGTTGATCAGCAGCTATCTAGCTTACAGGGGGATTTAATTCAGAGTCTGTTGGTTGTGGTCGGGGTAAGCGCCATTCTTGTTGGTCTGATAGGCAAAAAGCTGTTTGTGAATCCTCATTCAGAACTCGCACGCTCAAAACAAGATTTAATGGACGCTAACAGCCAGCTAATGGAAAAAGAGAAGGAGAGTCACTTGCTGGCTACAGTTGTCAGAGCGGCACGTGATGCAGTCATTATAACGGATAGAGAAGGCAGGGTAGAGTGGGTGAATCAGGCCTTTGAGTCAATGACAGGTTATCATATTGACGGTATACGCGGTCGAACACCAGGTTCGTTTTTGCAGGGGCAGGCCTCTGACCCACAAACGGCAAAGAATATTGGTGACGCTCTACGAGCAGGTAATCAAGTAAAGGCAGAGATTCTCAATTATACGTCGGATGGCGCACCCTATTGGGTCGACATCGATATTACCCCATTGCGTGACAAAGAAGGAAGCGTAGAGCGTTTCATTGCTATTGAACGGGATGTGACCGACTTTAAGCAACTCGAAACCCAACTGGCGACGGCCGCTTTAGAGGCAACGTCAGCAAATCAAGCCAAATCTAAATTTCTTGCCACAATGAGTCATGAGATACGCACACCGATGAATGGATTGTTGGGGTTGCTGCAAATGCTTGAAGAAGAGGTGGATGATCCGCAGCATCGGGATGTGCTGAAACTGGCTTTGGGGTCCGGTGAGCATCTCATTTCCATTCTTAATGATATTCTGGATCTTGCCAAGATCGAAAATGATGCCTTGGAGTTGGACCCACATCTATTTTCAATGGAGGATGTCATTAACCCGGTAGTGAGCACCTATCAGAGCCTCTGTTCTGAAAAAGGTGTGCGCTTTATTTTCGACAATCAGTGTGACAAAGAGGCTTGTTATAACGGTGATGCAGTTAGAATAAGGCAGGTGTTACTAAACCTTGTTGGTAATGCTCTGAAATTTACCGATCAGGGGCACATTGGTGTCACTATTAGTCCCAAAGTCGGTGAGCGTGTAGAGTTTAAGGTGCAAGACACCGGGATCGGTATTCCTCAACACAGGCTCGAATCGATTTTTAATGAGTTTGAGCAAGCAGAGATTTCTACCAACCGCCGATTTGGGGGAACAGGGTTGGGGTTAGCTATATGCCAAAAGCTTGTTACCTTGATGAAAGGCGAATTGCAAGTCGAAAGTACGGAGGGGCAAGGAACGCTGTTTTATTTTATCGTTAAACTACCGCAACTGAATATAGAAAAAGAGAGCGAATCAGCTGTTGCTGAGAACACTGACTTTTCTCAATATCGCGTTTTGATTGCTGACGATAACAAAATGAATCAGATCATTGCCAAGGGTTTTTTAGATAAGTTAAACATACCAAACCAAACTTGCAGTAACGGTCTTGAAGTATTGGACTGGCTGAACAAAGAGTCGTTCAACCTGCTCATTATTGATAACCATATGCCCGAGCTCAATGGTGTGGATACCGTGGCTAAAATACGCTCTAGCGGAGATGATAAACTACTAATATTTGGCTGGACTGCCGATATTATGCAAACTTCGACTCAATCTTTCTTGAATAATGGGGCTGATGAGGTGCTTGCCAAGCCATTGATTAAGAAGGATCTTGTTAAGGCTTTGAATCGATATATTTCAAGAATATAAGCACGTTATCGAATAATAAACTTGACCCTACCCCAAGGGTAAGCTTTATACTGAATGAACGATCATTTGGGATAATATATGACTCATTCAATGCGCACTTTATGGATAACGCTTATCAGCATCACAGCGATGTTGTTGTCGGCGTACGTCTCGAGTGCACCTGCAATGTCATTGCAAATGGGTCAACATACAACTCAGCCAACCACCATGGCTCATTGCCAGTCAGCAAGTAAGCAGCATCATGATCATGACGATAAACATGACCATAGCCATGAACATACTGTTCATCATGTGATGACGTCAGATTCTGTTCAAACCAGCGATTGTGACAATCAGTCTCACAGCGTGCATAGCTGTTGTACATCCGTGTGTTCTAGTGTGTCCTATCCCATTGAGACAGCAAATATCACTCAACCTACCCTCGCGAGTTTAGCTTTACACCAGCCAATTACCATTGGAGATGCGCGGACTCGCCCTCGTCTATTGCTGCGTCCTCCTTCAATTTAGATTTTGCTAGTTGGTTGCTCCAAGTGAACGCACTTGAAGCAAAAGATGCATGTATTGGTTGTGGCCAATACCTAAATTGGAAAAAAATTGTGAATATACAATACACAACATTTGCGCTTGCTTTGTGCGCGAGTGTTTTGGTGGCAATGATGTCACCTGGAGTGTTTGCTTATACGAATATCGAGCAAAGCTCTATTCAGCGAAAACAATCCATTCAGCAGCTCGATGATCTGATCCAGTTTGCCATCAACCGAGATTCAGGGCGCAAGCAGTATCAGGCCCAATCTCAAGCGATTCGTGAAACAGGGGTGTCTCAATCGACCCTGATGGATCCCAAACTGAAAGTGGGCTTCGGCGGCCTGCCAGTAGACAGTTTTCGTTTTGACGAAGATCCGATGACGAATATTTCAGTGGGTTTGATGCAGCAATTCGAGCGTGGCTCTAGCTCTAACTTGAAACAAAAGCGAGCCAATCAACAAGCCGATGGCATGGCCCTACAGGTGGATGGCCGAGCGATTGATATTGCAAATAGCTTGACTCAACTGTGGTTAGAGCTCGGTTATCAGCAATACGCTCATCAAGTACTGAAAGAAAATCGTCGTCTAATGATGGAGATGGAGCAGTTTATCGAGACCAACTATGGTTTGGGCAAAAGTGAAGTGCAAGACTTGCTCAACGCTCAGCTCAATGTAAGTAAGTTGGATGAGAAAATCCTTAGTAACCAGCAAATGCAGCGTCGCATTTTATCTCAAATGTCCGAATGGCTCGGGGATGAGTGGCTCTATCAAAATAGTGATGCTATGGCGACCAATCAGATTAGCTGGCCACAACTGGATGACTATCTTGAGTCTGCTGGTGAATCAACTCAGCACTATCAGCGTATCAATGAGCACCCAGTGGTGAAAATGGCTGACCAAACCATTGCGAGTAATGAGACACAGGTCGCCTTGGCTGAGCAAGCTTACACGCCTCAGTTTGGTGTTGAAGTGATGTATGCCTATCGCCAGGCAGACAACATGCGTGGCGAACCTGCCTCTGATCTGGTGAGTGCCTACTTGACGATGGATATCCCGCTGTTTACTGACAACCGACAAGACAGAGATCTTGCGGCAGCACAGTATCAAGTCGGCGCTTCTCGCTCACAAAAAGATGTGCTTCTTGCTCAGATGAATGCCAAGGTCAACGCGTTATTGATTGATCGCATTAACCTCAAAGAGCGTATCGACCGTTTTAAAACAACCTTGCTCAGTCAAGCTAGCGCTCGAACTCAGGCGGTTGAGCGTGGCTATCAGAATAATACAGCACAGTATAATGATGTGATTTCCGCCTCTTCAGATGAGTTAACACTGGCTCTTGAATACCAGCGTTTAATTACCGATTTAAGCCTCGTCAACAGCAGTCTGTCTGCATTACTTGGAGGGTTTACTTTTCAAGCTAACCCTCCAACGATTACAAACAATGAGTCACTAAGGTAGGAAAATGAACAAAACTCATCAAGTTGCAGTGATTGCATTACTCGTCGGTGCCGCACTAGGCTTTAGTAGCCGCTATCTTCTACCTTTGCCGTCTCATGATATGGAAGGTATGAAAGCTGGGGCGAGTAACGCGTCCGACGAGCCCCTCTATTGGGTTGCACCAATGGATCCAAATTACAAACGAGACAAGCCAGGTAAATCACCGATGGGGATGGACTTAATCCCTGTGTTTGCAGAAGACCTATCCGGTGAAAACGACAAGCCGGGCACGGTGACCATCGACCCTGCTGTAGAGAATAACCTCGGAGTAAAAACGGCAGCTGTCATGCTGAGTAACCTCTCCCCAAGAATTGAGACTGTCGGTTACGTCGCGTTTGATGAAAGCTTGTTGTGGCAAACCAACGTAAGAGTCGCGGGTTGGGTAGAAACATTGTTTGTCAATGCAGTCGGAGACCGCGTAAGCAAAGGTGACAAGTTGTTTACGCTCTATTCCCCAGAGTTGGTTAAAGCTCAGGAAGAATTACTGAATGCGTATCGCACAGGGCGTAAGGGTTTACTCAAAGGAGCGACTGAGCGCTTGATGACCTTGGGTGTCGATAACGCTCAGATTCAAGCAATCAAGCGGCGAGGTAAAGCCTCTCAGTCCATTGATATCAAGGCACCAACAGATGGTGTAATTGCAGGCCTTAATATCCGTGAGGGTGGCTATTTGTCTCCAGCTCAAGCGGTGATCAGTGCTGGACCTCTCGATGAAGTTTGGGTTGATGCGGAAGTGTTTGAACGCCAAGCGCACTGGGTCAGCGCAGGCAGCCAAGCGTTGATGACACTTGATGCTATTCCTGGGCAAGAGTGGCAAGGCGTGGTGGATTATGTTTATCCGATTCTTGATCCAAAAACCCGAACTTTACGAGTGCGCTTGAAGTTTGCCAACGAGCGCGGGGCGTTAAAACCGAATATGTTTGCCAACATTGCACTTAAACCACAAACATCAGAGCAAGTGCTGACCATCCCTAGGTCTGCGGTGATTCGTTCTGGTGGAATGACACGTGTAGTGTTAGCTGAAGGCAGCGGAAAATACCGCTCTGCTCGTATCGAGGTTGGGCGTGAAGCAGGAGAGAGTATTGAAGTTTTAGAAGGGCTAAAAGAAGGCGAGCGTATTGTGACTTCTGCGCATTTTATGCTTGATTCTGAATCTAGCCAAAGTGCGGAGTTATCCCGAATCAATGGTGCGAATGAGCCGGTGGCAACAGTATGGGCTAAGGGCGAAGTGACCAAAGTGATGCTTGATCACCAAATGCTCACCATCAATCATCAGCCGGTCCCTGAGTGGGAGTGGCCCGGTATGGTCATGGATTTCAGCCTTGCCTCAAATGTCGACACTGATGGATTGCAAGTGGGTTCAGCCATTGAGTTTGAAATGCAAAAAGGCGCCACAGGTATGTATGAGGTCGTAGACCTTAAACTTGCTGAAAACGTAATGCCGACAGAGGCATGGGCACTCGGAGAAGTCACCATATTGATGGCAGATTTTGGCATGATCACTATTGAGCATCAGGTTGTTGATGAGTGGCAATGGCAGGCGGGGGAGATGAACTTTTCTGTTGAGGATGATGTTGATCTGTCAGCCCTGGCTGAGGGTGATGCGGTCCGTTTTCTGTTGAACAAACAAGGAGCGAACTATCAACTCAAACAGATAGAGAAAGTAGAGGGTAAACAATGATTAGTGCCATCATTCGCTGGTCCCTCAGAAACCGATTTCTCGTGTTAGTGGCAACATTATTGTTGACCGTGGGTGGGCTTTACAGTGTAAAAAACACACCTGTTGATGCGATACCAGATTTGTCTGATGTTCAAGTCATCATTAAAACAAGCTATCCGGGGCAGGCACCTCAGGTAGTTGAAGATCAAGTGACCTATCCGTTGACGACCGCAATGCTCGCCGTTCCGGGCGCCGAAACGGTTCGTGGATTTTCGTTCTTTGGTGACTCTTATGTGTACATCATTTTTGATGATGATACCGACATGTATTGGGCACGTTCGCGTGTACTTGAATATCTGAGTCAAGTCGCGCCAAATTTGCCTCCGAGTGCAGTGCCGACTTTAGGGCCAGACGCAACAGGCGTTGGCTGGGTTTACAACTATGTGCTGCAAGATAAAACCGGTCAGCATGACTTAGCGCAGTTACGCAGTTTGCAAGATTGGTTTTTGAAATACGAGTTGCAAACGGTAGATGGCGTCTCTGAAGTTGCCACTGTTGGCGGTATGGTTAAGCAGTATCAAGTGCAGATTGACCCAGCCAAGCTTCGTGCTTATGACTTAACACTTCAGCAAGTCAATATGGCGATCAAAAACGGTAATCAAGAAACAGGTGCTTCGGTGATTGAACAAGCAGAAGCAGAGCATATGGTGCGCACTACTGGTTACTTAACAGGGGTAGAGGATATTCAATCTCTGCCGCTGAAAGTGACCGAAA is a window encoding:
- a CDS encoding LysR substrate-binding domain-containing protein yields the protein MRYSLKQLAVFDAVAELGSVSQAAERLAVTQSAASMSLSQLEKLLGRDLFIRQGKDMRLSHWGNWLRPRAKRLLQDAEQIEIGFYDQHLFSGNISIGASQTPAEHLVPELISIIDNDFPEIRMGLDVRSSKGVIEGVLNYKYDLGIIEGRCDDNRTHQEEWCRDHLVVVSAAHHPYAKNDRVSLAQLEHAQWILREGGAGTREIFESAMVPLIPDLDVWREYSHVPAIRSLVSNGKYLTCLPYLDVAPSIESGELVALNVPELKMDRAISFIWRAEMGDHPLLECIKREAHRMMKNRKILKS
- a CDS encoding CBS domain-containing protein, whose product is MSAVLTVRDIVNPQVPTFNVDTSLSSAIDMLIQNQMNGAPVCNASGELVGFLSAHDVMIELWCQDYIPDNTVTVGNLMKTDVVTMDIEDRLTDALEYLAIDKEQLFPTSGMGYATQMTTLSLEERAKSIKVNKPQILPVLNKGQYVGVVSRQEVLKALRTLFTDSVSPVEEVVAAHVA
- a CDS encoding PAS domain-containing hybrid sensor histidine kinase/response regulator; translation: MQPLSQLTLSDISAKGLLLVFILLTSLIFGGIAIFVLSDESKSTIKQLQSGNGQFELESAKIFMEQYLEVAEDRILLASQYEGVVEALAEGNVERLIYQLDRFKGQSKSMLYAARDREGNILFEDTFRHPASEQEQYIFESITQSTLNERVVYLLHDDTSHICLKLFVPIWNEGQFVGLLYGETAVDYEDFFGSFITGRDRWYELSQNNPPAPRATLASKEHDQSDHHEHLSFVPNLSHSSQWIINQTTLSKGDLILTQGISKSFVDQQLSSLQGDLIQSLLVVVGVSAILVGLIGKKLFVNPHSELARSKQDLMDANSQLMEKEKESHLLATVVRAARDAVIITDREGRVEWVNQAFESMTGYHIDGIRGRTPGSFLQGQASDPQTAKNIGDALRAGNQVKAEILNYTSDGAPYWVDIDITPLRDKEGSVERFIAIERDVTDFKQLETQLATAALEATSANQAKSKFLATMSHEIRTPMNGLLGLLQMLEEEVDDPQHRDVLKLALGSGEHLISILNDILDLAKIENDALELDPHLFSMEDVINPVVSTYQSLCSEKGVRFIFDNQCDKEACYNGDAVRIRQVLLNLVGNALKFTDQGHIGVTISPKVGERVEFKVQDTGIGIPQHRLESIFNEFEQAEISTNRRFGGTGLGLAICQKLVTLMKGELQVESTEGQGTLFYFIVKLPQLNIEKESESAVAENTDFSQYRVLIADDNKMNQIIAKGFLDKLNIPNQTCSNGLEVLDWLNKESFNLLIIDNHMPELNGVDTVAKIRSSGDDKLLIFGWTADIMQTSTQSFLNNGADEVLAKPLIKKDLVKALNRYISRI
- a CDS encoding TolC family protein, which translates into the protein MMSPGVFAYTNIEQSSIQRKQSIQQLDDLIQFAINRDSGRKQYQAQSQAIRETGVSQSTLMDPKLKVGFGGLPVDSFRFDEDPMTNISVGLMQQFERGSSSNLKQKRANQQADGMALQVDGRAIDIANSLTQLWLELGYQQYAHQVLKENRRLMMEMEQFIETNYGLGKSEVQDLLNAQLNVSKLDEKILSNQQMQRRILSQMSEWLGDEWLYQNSDAMATNQISWPQLDDYLESAGESTQHYQRINEHPVVKMADQTIASNETQVALAEQAYTPQFGVEVMYAYRQADNMRGEPASDLVSAYLTMDIPLFTDNRQDRDLAAAQYQVGASRSQKDVLLAQMNAKVNALLIDRINLKERIDRFKTTLLSQASARTQAVERGYQNNTAQYNDVISASSDELTLALEYQRLITDLSLVNSSLSALLGGFTFQANPPTITNNESLR
- a CDS encoding efflux RND transporter periplasmic adaptor subunit; protein product: MNKTHQVAVIALLVGAALGFSSRYLLPLPSHDMEGMKAGASNASDEPLYWVAPMDPNYKRDKPGKSPMGMDLIPVFAEDLSGENDKPGTVTIDPAVENNLGVKTAAVMLSNLSPRIETVGYVAFDESLLWQTNVRVAGWVETLFVNAVGDRVSKGDKLFTLYSPELVKAQEELLNAYRTGRKGLLKGATERLMTLGVDNAQIQAIKRRGKASQSIDIKAPTDGVIAGLNIREGGYLSPAQAVISAGPLDEVWVDAEVFERQAHWVSAGSQALMTLDAIPGQEWQGVVDYVYPILDPKTRTLRVRLKFANERGALKPNMFANIALKPQTSEQVLTIPRSAVIRSGGMTRVVLAEGSGKYRSARIEVGREAGESIEVLEGLKEGERIVTSAHFMLDSESSQSAELSRINGANEPVATVWAKGEVTKVMLDHQMLTINHQPVPEWEWPGMVMDFSLASNVDTDGLQVGSAIEFEMQKGATGMYEVVDLKLAENVMPTEAWALGEVTILMADFGMITIEHQVVDEWQWQAGEMNFSVEDDVDLSALAEGDAVRFLLNKQGANYQLKQIEKVEGKQ